The following coding sequences are from one Chiloscyllium punctatum isolate Juve2018m chromosome 48, sChiPun1.3, whole genome shotgun sequence window:
- the tipin gene encoding TIMELESS-interacting protein, with product MSDILENGLFDIPDCDHLEDDEIFPPLPPPSSPGQVADGGVSADGDEENRQEGNPSKEPVVLRKSVKGPQLKLDAQRLTSDRGLPALRNLFNTVRFKGKGHESEDVKTLLWQMEHWAHRLYPKLQFEEFIEKVEALGSKKEVQTCLKKIRLDIPITHEDFISKEVVENENDLQIENLETPFNPLPDQLAAESTPSSSILSEEQQLRIERNKQLALQRRQAKLQLTKQTSSNDLNDSPALSQSVKQNPVKVLRDSTDSYEDPDAEDLKKANETESFQPIQQPESPTEIDLCLETSEHLSEVTKITDCAVSTHESETTIEDSFSTPIPEAITDSQNLPMEQLTEIRDVSQMIQALETTT from the exons ATGAGTGACATTTTGGAAAATGGTTTGTTCGATATTCCTGACTGTGATCACTTAGAAGATGATGAAATCTTTCCACCTCTTCCTCCTCCATCATCCCctggacaagtggcagatggaggagtTTCTGCTGATGGTG ATGAGGAAAACAGACAAGAAGGAAATCCATCCAAAGAGCCTGTAGTTCTCAGGAAAAGTGTGAAAGGACCACAGCTTAAACTGGATGCTCAGCG ATTGACCTCTGATCGAGGATTGCCAGCTTTACGGAATCTGTTCAATACTGTTCGATTTAAAGGCAAAGGACATGAG AGTGAAGATGTGAAGACTCTCCTTTGGCAAATGGAGCATTGGGCTCATAGGCTGTACCCGAAATTGCAGTTTGAAGAATTTATTGAAAAGGTGGAGGCCTTAGGTAGCAAAAAAGAAGTTCAG ACTTGCTTGAAGAAAATTCGACTTGATATCCCCATTACACATGAAGACTTTATTTCCAAAGAAG TTGTAGAGAATGAGAATGACCTCCAAATTGAAAACTTAGAAACTCCATTCAATCCATTGCCCGACCAATTAGCTGCAGAATCTACTCCGAGCTCAAGCATACTCTCGGAGGAACAGCAGCTTAGGATCGAAAGGAACAAGCAGCTTGCACTTCAGAGACGACAAGCAAAACTTCAGTTAACAAAACAGACATCCTCCAATG ATCTAAACGATTCTCCGGCCTTGAGTCAGTCTGTCAAACAAAATCCAGTTAAGGTGTTAAGAGATTCTACGGATAGCTATGAAGATCCAGATGCAGAAGATTTGAAAAAGGCAAATGAAACTGAATCCTTTCAGCCAATTCAGCAACCAGAGTCTCCAACAGAAATAGATCTCTGTTTGGAAACCTCAGAACACTTATCTGAGGTAACCAAAATAACTGACTGTGCTGTATCAACACATGAATCTGAAACCACAATTGAAGACTCTTTTTCTACACCCATTCCAGAAGCAATAACTGATTCACAGAATCTGCCCATGGAACAGTTAACTGAAATAAGAGATGTCTCTCAAATGATACAGGCATTAGAAACTACAACGTAA